In Rhodanobacteraceae bacterium, the following proteins share a genomic window:
- a CDS encoding Zn-dependent hydrolase, whose translation MNAVLKPQDQPLAINGQRLWDSLMEMAKIGATAKGGVCRLALTDLDREGRDLFVRWAREAGCTITVDQMGNVFARRAGKDNSLTPVVTGSHADSQPTGGRFDGIYGVLGGLEVIRSLNDHGVETDRPVEVVIWTNEEGSRFAPAMVASGVFAGVFTLEYGLSRADVDGKTMGEELARIGYAGDQPMGKPIHAAFELHIEQGPILETEGVTIGVVTHAQGQRWYEVVFTGQESHAGPTPMPRRRDALLGAARVIDLVNQIGHAHAPYACATVGMLQVHPNSRNVIPGRVFFTVDLRHPDDAVLSQMDAELRAGIDRIAAHSKVEVSKLEQIFYYAPVPFDSDCVNSVRAAAERFGYSHRDIVSGAGHDACYLAQVAPTSMVFVPCVGGISHNEIEDAKPEWIEAGCNVLLHAMLGRASR comes from the coding sequence ATGAACGCCGTATTGAAACCGCAAGACCAACCGCTCGCCATCAACGGCCAGCGTCTGTGGGACAGCCTGATGGAAATGGCGAAGATCGGGGCCACGGCGAAGGGTGGGGTCTGCCGGCTGGCGCTGACCGATCTCGACCGTGAGGGCCGCGATCTGTTCGTGCGCTGGGCCCGGGAGGCCGGCTGCACTATCACCGTGGATCAGATGGGCAACGTGTTCGCCCGACGCGCCGGCAAGGACAACAGCCTGACGCCCGTGGTGACCGGTTCGCATGCCGATTCTCAGCCCACTGGCGGTCGCTTCGACGGCATCTACGGCGTGCTCGGCGGGCTGGAGGTGATCCGCAGCCTCAACGATCACGGCGTCGAGACCGACCGGCCTGTCGAAGTGGTGATCTGGACCAATGAGGAAGGTTCACGCTTTGCGCCGGCGATGGTCGCCTCGGGTGTCTTTGCCGGTGTGTTCACCCTGGAATACGGATTGTCGCGCGCCGATGTCGATGGCAAGACCATGGGCGAGGAACTGGCGCGCATCGGTTATGCCGGCGATCAGCCCATGGGCAAACCGATTCACGCTGCCTTCGAGTTGCACATCGAGCAGGGCCCGATCCTGGAAACCGAGGGCGTGACCATCGGCGTGGTCACCCATGCCCAGGGCCAGCGCTGGTACGAGGTGGTGTTCACCGGTCAGGAATCACACGCCGGCCCCACACCGATGCCACGCCGCCGCGACGCGCTGCTCGGCGCTGCCCGGGTGATCGATCTGGTCAATCAGATCGGCCACGCCCACGCGCCCTACGCCTGCGCCACGGTCGGCATGCTGCAAGTGCATCCGAATTCGCGCAATGTGATCCCGGGCCGGGTGTTCTTCACCGTGGATCTGCGCCATCCGGACGATGCGGTGCTGTCGCAGATGGACGCTGAACTGCGCGCCGGCATCGACCGCATCGCGGCCCACAGCAAGGTCGAGGTGAGCAAGCTCGAACAGATCTTCTACTACGCCCCGGTGCCCTTCGACAGCGACTGCGTGAACTCGGTGCGTGCGGCTGCCGAACGCTTCGGCTACAGCCACCGCGACATCGTCTCCGGCGCCGGCCACGACGCCTGCTATCTGGCCCAGGTCGCGCCCACCTCGATGGTCTTCGTGCCCTGCGTCGGCGGCATCAGCCACAACGAAATCGAAGACGCCAAGCCCGAATGGATCGAAGCCGGCTGCAATGTGCTGCTGCATGCGATGCTGGGACGGGCATCAAGGTAG